GGTTGGGCTCGACCGCGTGATGTGGGGCAGCGACTACCCGCACCACGAGAGCACCTACCCGTACACGACCCTGGGACTCCGCCGCGCCTTCTCCGACTGGGAGCCCGCCGAGATCCGACGGGTCACCAGCGAGAACGTGGCGCGGCTCTACGGCTTCGACCTCGGGGTCCTGACCCCGATCGGCGCCCGGGTCGGCCCGGCCGCAGACGAGGTCGCGACGCCGCTCGACGCCGTGCCCGACGACTCGGCAAGCCCGGCGTTCACGCGGCGGTAGGGCGGCACCGCCTCAGGCGGGGAGGCGCTCCACCTCGAGGGCGATCGCCCCCTGGTCGAGGTCGGGGCCGGCGAGCACCGAGGAGGGCTCCTCCCTAGCCGGCAGGAAGCGGGCGGCGATTGCCGCCGCCGCCAGCACCACGATGGTGGCGGCCACGAACGTCAGGCGAGTGCCTGAGAGGAAGGCGTGGCGGGCGACGGCGTGCAGCTGGGCCGCGAGCCGACCGGAGAGCCGACCCGCCACCGCGAGCGCCACGCCGATCGAGTCGCGGCTGGCGTGCCGGAGGGGGGCCGGGAGCCGGGCCGCGTCCATCTGCTGATGGAACCGGGCCGCGAGGATGCTCCCGAGCACCGCGACGCCGAGCGCCCCGCCCGTCTGTCGCGTGGTGTCGTTGACGGCCGACCCGACACCCGCCCGTCCGGGTGGCAGGGACCCCATGATCGATTCGGTCACGGGAGCGGTCGTCATGCCCATCGCCACGCCGTACACGAGGCGGACGACGAAGCCGATCACGAACGAAGACATCAGCGTGTCCGACGCATAGCAGGCGACGCACGCCGAGACGACACAGAGGGCCGGGACGACGACCCGGGTCGTTCCAACTCGCTGCACGAGGCGCGGGGCGATCGGTGATCCGATCATCAGGCCAAGCGCGACCGGGGTCAGCATGAGACCCGACTTGAGCGGGCTGTACCCGAGGATGAACTGGAAGTACTGGGTCAGGAGGAACGTGGACGCGAACAGCGAGAAGTAGGCGAGGGTGATCGTCGCCGACGCGGCCGAGAACCGCGGGTTGCGGAAGAACCGGACGTCGAGCATCGGCCGCTCGATGCGGCGTTCCCACCAGGCGAACGCGGCGAGGAAGCCGAGGCCGACGAGGAACCCACCCAGAACGAGCGGCGCGGTCCACCCTCGGTTCGGGGCCTCGATGATGCCGAGCAGCAGACCCACGAGCCCGACGATCGACAATGTCGCGCCGATGGGATCCAGCGGCGACTCCTCAGGGTTCCGCGTGTCCGGGATCAGCCGCGCCGCGAGGAACGCCGCGGTGATGCAGATCGGGATGTTGACGAGGAACACGGCCGCCCACCCGAAGTGCTCGACGAGCAGGCCCCCGGCGATCGGGCCCAGCGCGATCCCGAGGCCCGCCGTGCCCGCCCACACGCCGATGGCGCGGGCGCGCTCACGCGGGTCGGTGAACGTGTTGGTGAGGATCGACAACGTTGTCGGGAAGATGAACGCACCGCCGACACCCATCAGGGCGCGGGCGCCGATCAGCATGGTCGGCGATGACGCCGTCGCGGCCAGCCCCGAGAACACCGCGAACCACAGCAAGCCGAACAGCAGGGCGCGCCGGCGTCCGTACCGGTCGCCGAGCGACCCGGCGGTCAGGAGGAGACAGGCGAACACGAGGGTGTACGCGTCGACCATCCACTGGAGCTCGGATCCCGAGGCTCCGAGGCCGCGCACGATCGACGGGAGCGCCACGTTGAGGATCGTGTTGTCGACC
Above is a window of Acidimicrobiia bacterium DNA encoding:
- a CDS encoding amidohydrolase family protein, which encodes VGLDRVMWGSDYPHHESTYPYTTLGLRRAFSDWEPAEIRRVTSENVARLYGFDLGVLTPIGARVGPAADEVATPLDAVPDDSASPAFTRR
- a CDS encoding MFS transporter — protein: MATTATVAGAPAAVHERRWWILGVLSCCVIVIGVDNTILNVALPSIVRGLGASGSELQWMVDAYTLVFACLLLTAGSLGDRYGRRRALLFGLLWFAVFSGLAATASSPTMLIGARALMGVGGAFIFPTTLSILTNTFTDPRERARAIGVWAGTAGLGIALGPIAGGLLVEHFGWAAVFLVNIPICITAAFLAARLIPDTRNPEESPLDPIGATLSIVGLVGLLLGIIEAPNRGWTAPLVLGGFLVGLGFLAAFAWWERRIERPMLDVRFFRNPRFSAASATITLAYFSLFASTFLLTQYFQFILGYSPLKSGLMLTPVALGLMIGSPIAPRLVQRVGTTRVVVPALCVVSACVACYASDTLMSSFVIGFVVRLVYGVAMGMTTAPVTESIMGSLPPGRAGVGSAVNDTTRQTGGALGVAVLGSILAARFHQQMDAARLPAPLRHASRDSIGVALAVAGRLSGRLAAQLHAVARHAFLSGTRLTFVAATIVVLAAAAIAARFLPAREEPSSVLAGPDLDQGAIALEVERLPA